Proteins from a single region of Oscillatoria sp. FACHB-1406:
- the panB gene encoding 3-methyl-2-oxobutanoate hydroxymethyltransferase codes for MPVTTQQLIRWKQEGRAIVALTAWDWAIAQILDEAGIDVVLVGDSMAMVALGHATTLPLTLEEVIHHASAVRRGVKQALVVADLPFLTYQESTAQAMRSAGRLLKEAGVQAVKLEGGYPAIAQTVANLVLAGIPVMGHVGLTPQSVHRLGYRQQGKTSEDADRILHEAIALAEAGAFAIVLEHIPADLAAKITEKIPIPTIGIGAGSHCDGQVLVTADLLGLSPKQPPFAPAYADLRGIATQAVQSFANDVRKREFP; via the coding sequence GTGCCTGTTACCACCCAACAACTCATTCGCTGGAAGCAAGAAGGACGCGCAATCGTCGCGCTGACGGCTTGGGATTGGGCGATCGCGCAAATTTTAGACGAAGCTGGAATCGATGTCGTTCTCGTCGGCGATTCGATGGCAATGGTCGCTTTAGGCCATGCCACCACCTTACCGCTTACCCTCGAAGAAGTCATCCACCATGCGTCTGCCGTGCGACGCGGCGTAAAACAAGCCCTTGTTGTCGCCGATCTGCCCTTCCTCACTTACCAAGAAAGTACCGCCCAAGCGATGCGTTCTGCGGGGCGATTATTGAAGGAAGCGGGGGTGCAGGCGGTGAAGTTAGAGGGGGGATATCCCGCGATCGCGCAAACCGTCGCCAACCTCGTCCTAGCGGGCATTCCCGTCATGGGTCACGTCGGACTTACGCCGCAATCCGTGCATCGCCTCGGCTACCGCCAACAGGGGAAAACCTCAGAAGATGCCGATCGCATTTTACACGAAGCGATCGCGCTAGCTGAAGCTGGAGCCTTCGCGATCGTCCTCGAACATATCCCCGCCGACTTAGCCGCAAAAATCACCGAAAAAATCCCCATTCCCACCATCGGTATCGGTGCGGGATCGCATTGCGACGGACAAGTGTTAGTTACCGCCGACTTACTCGGTTTATCGCCCAAACAACCCCCCTTTGCCCCAGCTTATGCCGACTTGCGCGGTATCGCGACTCAAGCCGTGCAATCCTTCGCCAACGACGTGCGCAAGCGAGAATTTCCTTAA
- a CDS encoding biotin--[acetyl-CoA-carboxylase] ligase — translation MKNARAYSRANASFAVSISNGFGEEIGMNFDRDRFNAFLDRGEPLPPLSLHDFEMLDSTNTRLWQLLDRGIALPAVAIAQRQTAGRGQWGRSWTSPPGGLYLSIAIAPQIAIADSFHLTLYSALGIAEGLRQQAIPVRLKWPNDLILEGRKLGGIKLETRLRSGSRSPGTAAQIALAVIGVGINWRNPVPEPGINLQDYPALDSLEMLAAIVTRSILSAWERYRRQGIVPLLSDYNNLLDSIGRNVIVDGYSGTVIAAESTGALRLRLHSTGATAEILKMPGTLSLGYDD, via the coding sequence TTGAAAAATGCTAGAGCTTATTCTAGAGCGAATGCGAGTTTTGCTGTCTCAATCTCGAATGGATTTGGCGAGGAAATCGGCATGAACTTCGATCGCGATCGCTTTAATGCTTTTTTAGATCGGGGAGAGCCTCTACCACCGCTGTCGCTCCACGATTTTGAGATGTTAGACTCGACCAATACCCGCTTGTGGCAACTGCTCGATCGCGGGATCGCGCTTCCGGCTGTCGCTATCGCCCAGCGGCAAACGGCAGGACGCGGACAATGGGGCAGAAGCTGGACTTCGCCGCCCGGAGGGTTGTATCTATCCATCGCGATCGCGCCGCAGATTGCGATCGCCGACAGTTTCCACCTGACGCTGTACAGCGCTTTGGGCATCGCTGAAGGGCTGCGCCAGCAAGCGATCCCCGTTCGGCTGAAATGGCCCAACGATCTGATCTTGGAAGGGCGTAAACTCGGCGGGATCAAGCTGGAAACTCGTCTTCGTTCGGGTTCGCGATCGCCAGGGACTGCCGCACAGATCGCACTAGCCGTTATCGGCGTAGGGATTAACTGGCGCAATCCCGTTCCCGAACCGGGAATCAACTTACAGGACTATCCAGCCCTTGATAGTTTGGAAATGCTAGCCGCGATCGTCACCCGCAGTATTCTCTCAGCCTGGGAACGATATCGCCGTCAGGGGATCGTTCCGCTCTTGAGCGATTACAACAACTTGCTCGATAGCATCGGGCGTAATGTTATCGTAGATGGTTATTCCGGTACGGTTATCGCTGCCGAATCGACTGGAGCGCTGCGCCTGCGTTTGCACTCCACCGGAGCGACAGCAGAAATTTTAAAAATGCCTGGTACGCTCAGTCTGGGCTATGATGACTAA
- a CDS encoding M23 family metallopeptidase encodes MKHDSPQGPGSLHPWMRRSLLVRGAAWVSSFTILSGGLVVAQTDALIDSGSAPEPAAAPEPAPAPRAEAPAPEPEPAPRVIEARPESRRSASVERESESPRPSRRSASVERESESPRPSRRSASAERESPRPSRRSASPEPEVQPQRPRRQASDVSETPKLEAPRVSVPSAPRNTIPEGLVDRPPVRGEENIQRSAKFSESGTNNLVDNFGSPGRDRPNVVVTERASGCQTLIRNGQLSEGSCGRSVVRKVDEEPSASRSSGTTRSLRSRDRESLDRGSGQSVAVEREIEARPQGIIPQRARVLDYQNRGIPATERARIRVVPTQVAAYAPQTTVAEYYRSSGGSSSAASSSGQAQPGETALLFPLALPAQITSGFGIRVHPILGTERFHSGTDIAAPQGTPVLAAYPGEVVLAGDTGGYGLMVGIRHENGTQESRYAHLSEIYVRPGDRVQRGDTIGAVGSTGFSTGPHLHFEWLHQMPTGWVAVDAGEHIEHALGNMLASLPPTDVATAAGQSEPELHTEVEFSFPTDAEIAENKAKAGGLTANAAPGANVEAKAPAVSVPPAASPAPLTARSARPSGISRGI; translated from the coding sequence ATGAAGCACGATTCGCCCCAAGGTCCTGGGTCTCTACACCCTTGGATGCGTCGTTCCCTACTCGTGCGCGGTGCTGCTTGGGTCAGCAGTTTTACCATTCTCAGCGGCGGGCTAGTCGTCGCTCAAACCGACGCACTCATAGACTCTGGCTCTGCCCCCGAGCCCGCCGCAGCCCCCGAGCCCGCTCCTGCCCCTCGCGCTGAAGCTCCGGCTCCCGAGCCGGAACCCGCACCTCGAGTGATTGAAGCGCGCCCCGAATCTCGCCGCAGTGCCTCGGTAGAACGCGAGAGCGAGAGTCCTCGCCCCAGTCGCCGCAGTGCTTCGGTAGAACGCGAGAGCGAGAGTCCTCGTCCCAGTCGCCGCAGTGCTTCGGCAGAACGCGAGAGTCCTCGCCCCAGTCGCCGCAGCGCCTCCCCCGAACCCGAAGTTCAACCTCAACGCCCTCGCCGCCAAGCTTCGGATGTATCGGAAACTCCTAAACTCGAAGCCCCTAGAGTCTCGGTTCCTTCCGCCCCCAGAAACACGATTCCTGAAGGATTAGTCGATCGCCCGCCGGTTCGAGGCGAGGAAAATATTCAGCGCAGCGCCAAGTTTTCTGAGAGCGGTACGAATAATTTAGTGGATAACTTTGGCTCGCCCGGTCGCGATCGCCCGAATGTTGTCGTAACGGAACGCGCCAGCGGCTGTCAAACGCTGATTCGCAACGGTCAGCTTTCGGAAGGAAGTTGCGGGCGCTCGGTGGTGCGTAAGGTTGATGAAGAGCCTTCGGCTAGCCGTTCGAGCGGGACGACGCGATCGCTGCGATCGAGAGATCGCGAAAGTCTCGATCGCGGTAGCGGTCAATCTGTAGCCGTAGAGCGGGAGATTGAAGCACGCCCGCAGGGAATCATCCCCCAACGCGCGCGCGTCTTAGATTACCAAAATCGAGGCATTCCGGCGACCGAACGAGCGCGCATTCGCGTCGTTCCGACTCAAGTCGCTGCCTACGCCCCGCAAACGACCGTTGCTGAGTATTATCGCAGCAGCGGTGGCAGCAGCAGTGCTGCATCGAGTTCCGGTCAAGCTCAACCGGGCGAAACGGCTTTATTATTTCCGCTCGCGCTTCCGGCTCAAATTACCTCTGGCTTTGGGATACGGGTTCATCCGATTTTGGGAACCGAACGCTTTCACTCCGGGACGGATATTGCCGCGCCCCAAGGAACGCCGGTTTTAGCGGCTTATCCCGGCGAAGTCGTGCTGGCGGGTGATACTGGCGGTTACGGGTTAATGGTGGGTATTCGTCACGAAAACGGTACTCAAGAATCTCGTTACGCGCACTTATCCGAAATTTACGTCCGTCCCGGCGATCGCGTCCAGCGCGGCGATACGATTGGAGCAGTCGGCAGCACGGGCTTCTCAACGGGCCCTCACCTGCATTTTGAATGGTTACACCAAATGCCGACGGGCTGGGTTGCAGTGGATGCGGGCGAACACATCGAACACGCGCTCGGTAATATGCTTGCTTCGCTTCCTCCCACCGATGTTGCAACGGCGGCGGGGCAAAGCGAACCCGAACTTCATACTGAAGTGGAGTTTAGTTTCCCCACCGATGCTGAAATTGCGGAAAATAAGGCTAAAGCAGGCGGACTGACGGCTAATGCCGCTCCTGGTGCTAATGTCGAAGCGAAGGCTCCAGCAGTTTCTGTTCCCCCGGCTGCAAGTCCCGCACCCCTGACGGCGCGCTCGGCGCGACCTTCGGGAATTTCTCGCGGGATTTAA
- a CDS encoding MotA/TolQ/ExbB proton channel family protein, with the protein MTVTELIQKGGPAMWPLLFLSILSGYAIIDRLFFWIRVLLKEKQIVNNILDAAARNWNAAVEIAREYRQHPIGRFFYIPLQLVNPDPEVFHLALEASADDELATMRRGDKILEGVIALAPLLGLLGTVLGLIRSLGSISLSDLGTSSTAGVTLGIGESLISTATGLVVAIVSLAFYRLFQAFIFGQVRVFRKAGANLELLYRRHWSALEEGYDRETGRVELGSPLFRDPLDPNYKRKPLIGIESSDVADNVADNAERSEPENRPRKQGDNRRDEEERSNLPITEE; encoded by the coding sequence GTGACCGTAACAGAACTTATTCAAAAAGGCGGGCCGGCGATGTGGCCGCTGCTCTTTCTATCGATTCTCTCCGGCTATGCCATAATCGATCGCCTCTTTTTCTGGATAAGAGTGCTGCTTAAAGAAAAGCAAATTGTCAACAACATTCTGGATGCGGCCGCGCGCAATTGGAATGCTGCTGTAGAAATTGCCAGAGAGTACCGACAGCATCCCATTGGCCGCTTTTTCTACATTCCCCTACAATTAGTGAACCCCGATCCCGAGGTCTTTCACCTCGCTTTGGAAGCGTCCGCCGATGACGAGCTAGCGACGATGCGACGGGGAGACAAAATTTTAGAAGGGGTAATTGCCCTCGCCCCGTTATTGGGCTTACTCGGAACGGTTTTAGGATTGATTCGCTCTCTCGGTTCGATCAGCCTCAGCGATTTGGGAACCTCTTCTACGGCGGGCGTGACATTAGGGATTGGGGAATCGTTAATTTCGACGGCAACGGGTTTAGTGGTCGCGATCGTGAGTTTGGCTTTCTACCGCTTATTCCAGGCTTTTATCTTCGGTCAGGTGCGCGTTTTTCGCAAGGCGGGAGCCAATCTCGAATTGCTCTATCGCCGCCATTGGTCGGCTCTAGAAGAAGGTTATGACAGGGAAACAGGGAGAGTCGAACTGGGAAGCCCTCTTTTTAGAGATCCCCTCGACCCCAACTATAAGCGCAAACCTTTAATCGGGATTGAAAGTTCTGATGTTGCAGACAATGTTGCAGATAATGCGGAACGCTCGGAACCCGAAAACCGCCCTCGCAAACAAGGCGATAACCGACGCGATGAGGAGGAACGTTCTAATTTACCGATAACTGAAGAGTAA
- a CDS encoding CHAT domain-containing protein gives MTKGLYRWLKAGLSFTLGLALCGLLHGRMAVAQLPSEPLSTAAVAQQGLEAYQSGNFDRAIAVWQQLLPETSETSDRALLYSNLALAYRQTGKLSEAIAAWENAIALYRPLNKSEEIAQLLIEQAQTYNDLGQSERALSLLELPEIKNAQLTPHVRAALQGISGNAYSAMGKYDNAIAAYQSSLELARQLNDPRSIATTLSDLANVYRQQAERLHYQVQLAQEEGDRQAEELERSTKESWERSQQLFEESTSAAKQNAPVEEVRALLNYNRLLDSGIYPLAPEKFRSLTLAHWQRARELLPQISDSREKAYLLINLGNSFLRHPDFAKANDTLEVLENAAGVARKIGDRKAESFASGSLGELYETQLKDLSRAMDYTRQAQAFAQEVNAPDSLYRWQWQAGRILNALGQKQAAIAAYKGAIVSLQSIRSDLIRVNKDIQFDFRDRVEPVYRQLLALLLDSQPAAIATRNKQLPKDAKASATTLSEIINILENLKLAEIQNFFGDDCVELALNNARENRSLSETNTAAIYTIILDDRLYTILQRPDNTTQYYAANLSSSEIDEEITQFRYFLEDRTSGRYLPLAQKLYDLLLRPLETDLAAAKPETLLFINDGVLRKIPMAALHDGKVFLIQKYPLVVAPSVSLTVSKPLARDRLKALSVGLTEGKILPKTPSTLQLSFAPLKNVRAEMEAVQQIFGGVTLLDRDFNRNNFATQIQHQEFAIVHMSTHGRFGVNAESTFVLADDGPLAIDELDNILRSRERPVALLALSACQTAVGDNRSTLGIAGVAVRAGVESALATLWFINDEATVPLIQTFYQQLLDPSVTKAEALRRAQLKMLENHNYSHPALWSPFILIGNWL, from the coding sequence ATGACGAAGGGGTTGTATCGCTGGTTGAAAGCGGGGCTGAGCTTTACCCTCGGTTTGGCACTCTGCGGGCTGCTGCACGGAAGAATGGCTGTCGCACAACTCCCCTCGGAACCGCTTTCAACGGCGGCTGTCGCGCAACAAGGGCTGGAGGCTTATCAGAGTGGCAACTTCGATCGCGCGATCGCAGTTTGGCAACAACTCCTGCCCGAAACTAGCGAAACAAGCGATCGCGCCCTCCTTTACAGCAATCTCGCCCTCGCCTACCGACAAACTGGCAAGCTTTCCGAAGCAATCGCCGCTTGGGAAAACGCGATCGCTCTCTATCGCCCTCTCAATAAATCCGAGGAAATTGCCCAACTCCTCATCGAACAAGCTCAAACTTACAACGACTTAGGGCAGTCCGAGCGCGCCCTCTCGCTGCTCGAATTGCCCGAAATTAAAAACGCCCAACTCACTCCCCACGTTCGAGCCGCCCTACAAGGAATCTCGGGCAATGCCTACAGCGCGATGGGAAAATACGACAATGCGATCGCCGCCTATCAAAGCAGCCTCGAACTCGCCCGTCAACTCAACGATCCCCGCTCCATTGCAACAACACTCAGCGATCTGGCCAACGTTTATCGCCAACAAGCCGAACGCTTGCACTACCAAGTTCAACTCGCCCAAGAGGAAGGCGATCGGCAAGCCGAAGAGTTAGAGCGCTCTACAAAAGAAAGCTGGGAGCGATCGCAGCAATTGTTCGAGGAAAGCACGAGCGCGGCAAAACAAAACGCCCCGGTTGAAGAAGTCCGAGCGCTTCTCAATTACAACCGCCTGCTCGATAGTGGAATTTATCCCCTAGCACCAGAAAAGTTTCGCAGCTTAACCCTCGCCCACTGGCAGCGCGCGCGCGAACTGCTTCCCCAAATTAGCGACTCGCGCGAAAAAGCCTACCTGCTCATAAATCTGGGTAACAGTTTCCTCCGCCATCCCGATTTTGCCAAGGCGAACGATACCCTCGAGGTGTTAGAAAACGCGGCGGGCGTTGCTCGAAAAATCGGCGATCGCAAGGCAGAATCCTTTGCCTCCGGCAGTCTAGGGGAACTCTACGAAACGCAATTGAAAGATTTGTCTCGGGCGATGGACTACACGCGGCAAGCGCAAGCCTTCGCTCAAGAAGTCAATGCACCCGATAGCTTGTATCGCTGGCAGTGGCAAGCAGGACGCATCCTTAATGCCCTCGGACAAAAACAAGCGGCGATCGCCGCTTATAAAGGTGCAATTGTCAGCTTGCAGAGCATTCGCAGCGATTTGATTCGGGTGAATAAAGACATTCAATTCGATTTCCGCGATCGCGTTGAACCCGTTTATCGCCAACTGCTTGCCCTGCTACTCGACTCCCAACCTGCTGCCATTGCAACCCGCAACAAACAACTCCCCAAAGACGCGAAGGCTAGCGCTACTACCCTCAGCGAAATTATTAATATTCTCGAAAACCTCAAACTTGCCGAAATTCAAAACTTCTTCGGCGACGATTGCGTAGAATTAGCCCTAAATAACGCTCGGGAAAATCGCAGTTTATCTGAAACTAACACCGCAGCCATTTACACCATTATTCTCGACGATCGCCTTTATACTATCCTGCAACGGCCGGATAACACCACGCAATATTATGCTGCCAACCTTAGCAGCAGCGAAATCGACGAAGAAATTACTCAATTTCGCTATTTCCTCGAAGATCGAACTTCCGGACGCTACTTACCGTTAGCGCAAAAACTTTACGATCTTTTGCTGCGTCCCCTCGAAACAGATCTCGCTGCGGCGAAACCGGAGACGCTCCTCTTTATTAATGATGGCGTTCTTCGTAAAATTCCAATGGCCGCTCTCCACGACGGCAAAGTTTTTTTAATCCAAAAATACCCGCTTGTGGTCGCTCCCAGCGTCAGTTTAACCGTCTCGAAACCCCTCGCTCGCGATCGTCTCAAAGCGCTTAGCGTCGGCTTAACGGAAGGAAAAATTTTACCTAAAACGCCTTCAACCCTTCAACTCTCTTTTGCACCGCTTAAAAACGTTCGGGCTGAAATGGAGGCAGTGCAGCAGATTTTTGGCGGAGTTACTCTTCTCGATCGCGATTTTAACCGCAATAATTTTGCAACCCAAATCCAACACCAAGAATTTGCGATCGTGCATATGTCAACTCACGGACGTTTTGGGGTGAATGCCGAAAGCACTTTTGTCCTTGCGGATGATGGCCCGCTCGCGATCGATGAATTAGATAATATCTTACGCTCCAGAGAGCGCCCCGTCGCCTTACTCGCCTTGAGCGCCTGTCAAACTGCTGTCGGCGACAATCGTTCTACCCTCGGTATTGCTGGCGTTGCCGTGCGCGCCGGAGTTGAAAGCGCCCTCGCTACCCTTTGGTTTATTAATGACGAAGCCACCGTTCCCCTAATCCAAACTTTCTACCAACAACTCCTCGATCCCAGCGTGACTAAAGCTGAAGCCCTGCGACGCGCCCAATTGAAAATGCTCGAAAACCACAACTACAGTCATCCTGCTCTCTGGTCGCCTTTTATTCTCATTGGTAATTGGTTGTAA
- a CDS encoding glutathione S-transferase family protein: MLSWTELEALTDFNIDRVNGPTNSQSRLRLFGHSESDVRVTLYRDNHAWCPYCQKVWLWLEEKQIPYRIDKVTMFCYGTKESWYKRKVPSGMLPALALDDRLITESDDILMALEQAFGPLGWSMEDAKVIPLRRLERLLFRAWCSWLCYPRSSVRAEQNNRERFVAVVAEVEKALASTPGPYFLEEFSVVEPVFTPYVERMNASLYYYKGYSLREENPRLKDWFAAMESRPTYRGTQSDFHTHVHDLPPQMGGCYENGEPQMLANKARVDNGPWDGLPEVMYPEPETSRQEALQRAIKHYKNMTRVNPMEDGAFDEALRCALTLMMTGEACTPPPGSDVGLRYLRDRVNVPRDMSIYAARRFREALEATAALAGDGQGPPIPLQHRRDQDPANFRPSEMAS; the protein is encoded by the coding sequence ATGTTAAGTTGGACGGAACTAGAAGCGCTAACAGACTTTAACATCGATCGCGTCAACGGGCCGACCAATTCTCAATCTCGCTTGCGCCTGTTCGGACATTCCGAATCCGACGTGCGAGTGACGCTCTATCGCGATAACCACGCTTGGTGTCCCTATTGCCAAAAGGTTTGGTTGTGGTTGGAGGAAAAACAAATTCCTTACCGCATTGACAAAGTTACAATGTTCTGCTATGGAACCAAGGAAAGTTGGTACAAGCGTAAAGTTCCCTCCGGAATGCTGCCCGCCTTAGCGTTAGACGATCGCCTGATTACCGAAAGCGACGATATTTTAATGGCGCTAGAACAGGCATTCGGGCCGTTAGGGTGGAGTATGGAAGATGCAAAAGTGATTCCCCTGCGACGGTTGGAACGGCTGTTATTTCGGGCGTGGTGTTCTTGGTTGTGCTACCCCAGAAGTTCGGTGCGGGCAGAACAGAACAACCGAGAACGCTTTGTTGCAGTTGTAGCCGAAGTCGAAAAAGCTTTAGCCAGTACGCCCGGACCTTATTTCCTCGAAGAATTTAGCGTCGTCGAACCCGTTTTTACGCCCTACGTCGAGCGAATGAACGCCAGTTTGTACTACTACAAAGGCTATTCCTTGCGCGAGGAAAATCCCCGTTTGAAAGATTGGTTTGCGGCAATGGAAAGCCGCCCGACGTATCGAGGGACGCAAAGCGATTTTCATACCCACGTCCACGACTTACCGCCGCAGATGGGAGGATGCTATGAAAATGGCGAACCGCAAATGCTTGCCAATAAAGCGCGGGTAGATAATGGCCCGTGGGACGGATTGCCGGAGGTGATGTACCCGGAACCGGAAACCTCGCGACAAGAAGCCTTGCAACGGGCGATTAAGCATTATAAAAACATGACGCGCGTCAATCCGATGGAGGACGGTGCTTTTGATGAAGCACTGCGTTGCGCGCTAACATTAATGATGACGGGAGAAGCTTGTACGCCGCCGCCCGGTAGCGATGTGGGATTGCGGTATTTGCGCGATCGCGTCAACGTTCCTCGCGATATGTCGATCTATGCCGCCCGCCGCTTTCGAGAAGCCCTAGAAGCCACAGCAGCTTTAGCAGGCGACGGACAAGGGCCACCCATTCCCCTCCAACATCGCCGGGATCAAGATCCGGCAAATTTTCGACCGTCAGAAATGGCAAGCTAA
- a CDS encoding alpha/beta hydrolase — protein MDKAKLKRLLVGEWSWWRLARSLIFVYVCVALYVFFTADRKIFLPQPSSYTDDHTILKLAVPSGEKISARYLSNPKASYTILYAHGNAEDLGDVEFALETIRDAGFNIFAYDYRGYGTSEGHPSERNAYEDVDAAYSYLVRALRVPPQKIIAYGRSVGGGSAVDLAARQPVAGLIVESAFTQAFRVVVPFPIFPFDKFRNLEKIKRVRCPVLVIHGKGDRVIPFSYGEQLFNAAPEPKRFLWVEGAGHDDLIVVAEKSYQRALQEFEKIVRDRGARSSRPAQQIAKASHLQP, from the coding sequence ATGGATAAGGCGAAATTAAAACGTTTGTTGGTGGGGGAGTGGAGTTGGTGGCGATTGGCGCGATCGCTGATTTTTGTCTATGTTTGCGTTGCCTTATACGTCTTTTTTACTGCCGACCGTAAAATCTTTCTTCCTCAACCTTCGAGTTATACCGACGATCATACAATTCTCAAACTGGCTGTTCCAAGCGGAGAGAAAATTTCGGCGCGCTACCTGTCAAATCCGAAAGCAAGTTACACTATTCTCTACGCTCACGGCAATGCGGAAGATTTAGGCGATGTTGAATTCGCGCTCGAAACGATTCGCGATGCAGGATTTAACATTTTTGCTTACGATTATCGCGGTTACGGAACCAGTGAAGGACACCCAAGCGAGCGTAACGCTTACGAGGATGTCGATGCTGCTTATTCATACCTGGTTCGAGCTTTGCGCGTTCCACCGCAAAAGATTATTGCTTACGGGCGTTCGGTTGGCGGCGGTTCGGCGGTGGATTTGGCGGCGCGTCAACCCGTGGCGGGGTTAATTGTCGAAAGTGCGTTTACTCAAGCATTTCGAGTCGTGGTTCCCTTTCCGATATTTCCTTTCGATAAGTTTCGCAATCTCGAGAAGATAAAAAGGGTTCGCTGTCCGGTTTTAGTCATACATGGAAAGGGCGATCGCGTCATTCCATTTTCCTACGGAGAGCAGCTTTTCAATGCCGCCCCAGAACCCAAACGCTTTTTATGGGTAGAAGGGGCGGGACACGACGATTTGATTGTGGTGGCAGAAAAAAGCTACCAGCGAGCGTTGCAGGAATTCGAGAAAATTGTACGCGATCGCGGCGCTAGAAGTTCGCGACCCGCTCAGCAGATCGCGAAAGCATCGCACCTCCAACCCTAA
- a CDS encoding biopolymer transporter ExbD — MSQKKPRKKPSRAALSLAMRPFNLRLDNSTEQDMRVEIIPLIDVIFCILVFFLLAAVDVSRQRAIGLDLPKASTGEAQRPEQVLVSLDYAGQIYIEQQPVADDRLYQAVESYFQRRPDTIMLLYASKDVRYDRVMQVLDVLRQVGGRRVALATLPQNAQQSTLANPAAPLPGTLPTNPVSPYPNPEDPSGALPLPGVSPAVPGLPTPPNSTQPALPNLPSVPPTQATPNIPVAPSDNGTPPSEQ; from the coding sequence ATGAGCCAAAAAAAACCGCGTAAAAAACCGTCTCGCGCTGCTTTATCTCTAGCAATGCGCCCGTTCAATCTGCGCCTGGATAACTCGACAGAGCAAGATATGCGGGTTGAAATTATCCCGCTGATCGATGTTATCTTTTGTATTTTGGTATTTTTCTTGTTGGCAGCCGTAGATGTTTCTCGCCAGCGCGCGATCGGTCTCGATCTCCCTAAAGCGAGTACGGGGGAAGCTCAACGCCCCGAACAGGTTCTCGTCAGTTTGGACTATGCCGGTCAAATTTATATCGAACAGCAACCCGTCGCCGACGATCGCCTTTATCAAGCAGTAGAAAGTTATTTTCAGCGCCGACCGGATACGATTATGTTGTTGTACGCTTCTAAAGACGTGCGCTACGATCGCGTTATGCAAGTGTTGGATGTGCTTCGGCAAGTCGGCGGTCGGCGCGTGGCTTTGGCAACACTTCCCCAAAACGCGCAACAATCAACGCTCGCCAATCCTGCCGCACCGCTCCCCGGCACGCTCCCAACCAATCCCGTTTCTCCCTATCCCAATCCCGAAGATCCTTCGGGGGCGCTACCTTTGCCCGGTGTCTCGCCCGCTGTTCCTGGATTACCCACCCCACCCAATAGCACCCAACCTGCCCTCCCCAATCTCCCGTCTGTTCCCCCCACTCAGGCGACTCCCAATATCCCAGTCGCGCCGAGCGATAACGGCACTCCCCCCAGCGAGCAGTAA